A region of Maridesulfovibrio sp. DNA encodes the following proteins:
- the dapA gene encoding 4-hydroxy-tetrahydrodipicolinate synthase — translation MTFQGAFTALVTPFKDGEIDQDAFRELIEWQIEQGIDGLVPCGTTGEAATMTHDEQGEVIRICVEQAKGRVPVIAGAGSNNTKEAVNLTKLAKQAGADAALQITPYYNKPTPAGLLAHFKALSAEASMPFILYNVPGRTGLNALPETIAMIANEVSDVIGVKEATANLGQVSDVIEMCPEGFTVLSGDDFTVLPLLSLGGHGVISVVSNIVPKMMSDMCAAFKAGELKKAQELHFKMQPLNRVMFVETNPIPVKTALGMMGRLETSFRLPLVPLMDGSKVKLEAQLKASGLI, via the coding sequence ATGACATTCCAAGGAGCATTCACTGCTCTGGTCACTCCGTTCAAGGACGGAGAGATTGATCAGGACGCATTCCGCGAACTGATCGAGTGGCAGATTGAACAGGGGATCGACGGTCTTGTACCCTGCGGTACTACCGGCGAAGCGGCAACAATGACCCATGACGAACAAGGTGAGGTTATTAGAATCTGTGTCGAGCAGGCCAAGGGACGTGTCCCGGTCATCGCCGGCGCGGGTTCCAACAATACTAAAGAAGCCGTAAACCTGACTAAGCTTGCTAAACAGGCAGGCGCTGATGCCGCCCTCCAGATAACCCCTTACTACAACAAACCGACTCCTGCGGGCTTGCTGGCGCATTTCAAAGCCCTTTCCGCTGAGGCTTCAATGCCCTTCATCCTTTACAATGTACCCGGAAGAACAGGCCTTAATGCCCTGCCGGAAACGATCGCCATGATCGCGAATGAAGTTTCCGATGTGATCGGTGTAAAGGAAGCGACAGCAAATCTTGGACAAGTCTCAGATGTAATAGAAATGTGTCCTGAAGGCTTTACAGTTCTGTCAGGTGATGATTTCACGGTACTGCCTTTGCTTTCACTTGGCGGGCACGGCGTAATTTCCGTTGTTTCCAACATTGTACCCAAAATGATGTCCGACATGTGTGCTGCTTTTAAAGCCGGAGAACTGAAAAAGGCTCAGGAACTGCACTTCAAAATGCAGCCCTTGAACCGGGTTATGTTTGTTGAAACCAACCCCATCCCGGTTAAAACAGCACTGGGCATGATGGGCAGATTAGAAACTTCATTCAGGCTGCCGCTGGTTCCGCTTATGGACGGAAGCAAGGTAAAGCTTGAAGCACAGCTCAAAGCAAGCGGCCTGATCTAG
- a CDS encoding HU family DNA-binding protein, whose amino-acid sequence MNKSELIKNLAEEKGLHVDESAEIVDAFVDAIKEALVRGDRVEIRGFGSFKMKEYKGYTGRNPKTGAVVDVTPKKLPFFRPGKELKEYLNG is encoded by the coding sequence ATGAACAAAAGCGAACTGATCAAGAATCTTGCGGAAGAAAAAGGACTCCATGTAGATGAATCTGCTGAAATTGTAGATGCATTTGTCGATGCCATCAAAGAAGCGCTTGTTCGCGGCGACAGAGTTGAAATCCGAGGATTCGGCAGCTTTAAAATGAAAGAATACAAAGGCTATACCGGCCGCAACCCCAAAACTGGTGCGGTAGTAGATGTAACCCCTAAAAAACTTCCTTTCTTCCGGCCCGGTAAAGAACTGAAGGAATATTTGAACGGTTAA